One Vespula pensylvanica isolate Volc-1 chromosome 1, ASM1446617v1, whole genome shotgun sequence genomic region harbors:
- the LOC122627976 gene encoding facilitated trehalose transporter Tret1-like isoform X1, protein MLLSTCCESSFQSCKTNDYDDRYTIFVSRCTSTRRKTSDLNNVEKTSLVDSALLPKIQTPILDDGKINLTANDKHNDPENARSINKGSAVRQVLAALVAQLGTINTGMTFGFSAIALPQLQEANSTIPIVQGSSEESWIASMSSIGTPIGCLLSGYMMDMFGRKRSLIITEIPALLGWILIAAATNIHMIYAGRFFVGLGSGMVGAPARVYASEVTQPHLRGMLTAMSSVGVSTGVLIEYALGSLLSWNLCAAISGILPLAALLLMFIFPETPSYLISRNRPDKARKALQQFRDNNYNIDQEMEVLEEFSNKNNLKRLTGLREIVCALLKPNALKPYTLLFIYFLIYQFSGTNVITFYAVEIFNDSGTTINKYLAAVILGIVRLVSTIVACIACRRCGRRSLTMVSSVGCGLSMIGLGGYMWLKEYWEINHLPFVATWIPVFCIFSYTVTCTLGFLVIPWIMIGEVYPVQVRGIIGGLTTMTAHSFIFIVVKTYPFFDKALTSHGTFIFYGCISLFGTIYFYICLPETKGKTLQEIEDYFSGRSNSLYTGKIRNNPQVLEIKKGQVLP, encoded by the exons ATGTTACTTTCAACGTGTTGCGAAAGTTCTTTCCAATCATGTAAAACGAATGATTACGATGACAGATATACGATATTCGTTTCACGTTGTACATCAAcacgtag AAAAACGTCAGATTTAAACAATGTAGAGAAGACGTCATTGGTAGACTCAGCATTACTACCAAAAATACAAACACCCATATTGGATGATGGGAAGATTAATTTAACGGCAAATGATAAGCATAATGATCCAGAAAATGCGAGATCTATTAACAAAGGTAGTGCTGTAAGACAAGTTTTAGCGGCATTAGTAGCTCAACTAGGAACCATCAACACCGGAATGACCTTTGGCTTCTCGGCTATAGCACTTCCTCAACTTCAAGAAGCTAATAGTACAATTCCAATTGTTCAAGGATCGTCGGAAGAATCTTGGATAG CTAGCATGTCATCCATCGGTACTCCAATTGGTTGCTTATTATCAGGATACATGATGGATATGTTCGGAAGAAAACGATCCTTGATTATCACAGAAATTCCAGCATTACTTGGTTGGATATTAATTGCAGCTGCAACCAACATTCACATGATCTATGCTGGAAGATTTTTTGTTGGGCTTGGATCTGGTATGGTGGGTGCACCAGCTCGAGTATATGCCAGCGAAGTGACTCAACCGCATCTTAGAGGAATGTTAACAGCAATGTCGAGTGTTGGTGTCAGTACGGGTGTTCTAATAGAATACGCTCTAGGAAGTCTCCTCTCATGGAATCTTTGCGCAGCTATCAGTGGAATTCTTCCACTTGCTGCTTTATTACTAATGTTCATTTTTCCCGAAACTCCGTCTTATCTAATTTCTCGAAATAGACCGGATAAAGCGAGAAAAGCTTTACAACAATTTCGCGATAATAACTACAACATAGATCAAGAAATGGAAGTGTTGGAAGAATTCTCTAATAAGAATAATCTCAAACGATTAACTGGATTACGTGAAATTGTTTGCGCACTTCTTAAACCTAATGCTCTTAAGCCATATACTTtactctttatatatttcttgatttACCAATTTTCTGGTACGAACGTGATAACATTTTACGCGgttgaaatttttaacgattccGGAACAACGATAAATAAGTATTTGGCAGCGGTCATTTTGGGAATAGTAAGATTAGTTTCTACAATAGTTGCTTGCATTGCGTGTAGACGTTGCGGTAGAAGATCGCTTACTATGGTGTCGTCTGTGGGTTGCGGTTTGTCTATGATTGGATTAGGTGGCTATATGTGGTTAAAGGAATATTGGGAAATAAATCACTTACCATTCGTGGCTACATGGATACCAGTTTTctgtatattttcatatacggTCACATGTACCCTTGGATTTTTAGTCATTCCTTGGATAATGATCGGAGAAGTATATCCCGTACAAGTCCGAGGTATTATAGGTGGCTTAACGACAATGACCGCgcattcttttatctttatagtTGTAAAAACGTATCCTTTCTTTGATAAAGCGCTCACGAGTCAtggtacttttattttttatggttGTATTTCATTATTCGGTACAATATACTTTTACATATGTCTCCCCGAAACCAAAGGTAAAACTCTTCAAGAAATAGAAGATTACTTCTCTGGAAGGAGCAATAGTTTGTATACTGGAAAAATACGTAACAACCCACaagtattagaaattaaaaagggCCAGGTTTTGCCTTGA
- the LOC122627976 gene encoding facilitated trehalose transporter Tret1-like isoform X3 — protein sequence MAEKTSDLNNVEKTSLVDSALLPKIQTPILDDGKINLTANDKHNDPENARSINKGSAVRQVLAALVAQLGTINTGMTFGFSAIALPQLQEANSTIPIVQGSSEESWIASMSSIGTPIGCLLSGYMMDMFGRKRSLIITEIPALLGWILIAAATNIHMIYAGRFFVGLGSGMVGAPARVYASEVTQPHLRGMLTAMSSVGVSTGVLIEYALGSLLSWNLCAAISGILPLAALLLMFIFPETPSYLISRNRPDKARKALQQFRDNNYNIDQEMEVLEEFSNKNNLKRLTGLREIVCALLKPNALKPYTLLFIYFLIYQFSGTNVITFYAVEIFNDSGTTINKYLAAVILGIVRLVSTIVACIACRRCGRRSLTMVSSVGCGLSMIGLGGYMWLKEYWEINHLPFVATWIPVFCIFSYTVTCTLGFLVIPWIMIGEVYPVQVRGIIGGLTTMTAHSFIFIVVKTYPFFDKALTSHGTFIFYGCISLFGTIYFYICLPETKGKTLQEIEDYFSGRSNSLYTGKIRNNPQVLEIKKGQVLP from the exons AAAAACGTCAGATTTAAACAATGTAGAGAAGACGTCATTGGTAGACTCAGCATTACTACCAAAAATACAAACACCCATATTGGATGATGGGAAGATTAATTTAACGGCAAATGATAAGCATAATGATCCAGAAAATGCGAGATCTATTAACAAAGGTAGTGCTGTAAGACAAGTTTTAGCGGCATTAGTAGCTCAACTAGGAACCATCAACACCGGAATGACCTTTGGCTTCTCGGCTATAGCACTTCCTCAACTTCAAGAAGCTAATAGTACAATTCCAATTGTTCAAGGATCGTCGGAAGAATCTTGGATAG CTAGCATGTCATCCATCGGTACTCCAATTGGTTGCTTATTATCAGGATACATGATGGATATGTTCGGAAGAAAACGATCCTTGATTATCACAGAAATTCCAGCATTACTTGGTTGGATATTAATTGCAGCTGCAACCAACATTCACATGATCTATGCTGGAAGATTTTTTGTTGGGCTTGGATCTGGTATGGTGGGTGCACCAGCTCGAGTATATGCCAGCGAAGTGACTCAACCGCATCTTAGAGGAATGTTAACAGCAATGTCGAGTGTTGGTGTCAGTACGGGTGTTCTAATAGAATACGCTCTAGGAAGTCTCCTCTCATGGAATCTTTGCGCAGCTATCAGTGGAATTCTTCCACTTGCTGCTTTATTACTAATGTTCATTTTTCCCGAAACTCCGTCTTATCTAATTTCTCGAAATAGACCGGATAAAGCGAGAAAAGCTTTACAACAATTTCGCGATAATAACTACAACATAGATCAAGAAATGGAAGTGTTGGAAGAATTCTCTAATAAGAATAATCTCAAACGATTAACTGGATTACGTGAAATTGTTTGCGCACTTCTTAAACCTAATGCTCTTAAGCCATATACTTtactctttatatatttcttgatttACCAATTTTCTGGTACGAACGTGATAACATTTTACGCGgttgaaatttttaacgattccGGAACAACGATAAATAAGTATTTGGCAGCGGTCATTTTGGGAATAGTAAGATTAGTTTCTACAATAGTTGCTTGCATTGCGTGTAGACGTTGCGGTAGAAGATCGCTTACTATGGTGTCGTCTGTGGGTTGCGGTTTGTCTATGATTGGATTAGGTGGCTATATGTGGTTAAAGGAATATTGGGAAATAAATCACTTACCATTCGTGGCTACATGGATACCAGTTTTctgtatattttcatatacggTCACATGTACCCTTGGATTTTTAGTCATTCCTTGGATAATGATCGGAGAAGTATATCCCGTACAAGTCCGAGGTATTATAGGTGGCTTAACGACAATGACCGCgcattcttttatctttatagtTGTAAAAACGTATCCTTTCTTTGATAAAGCGCTCACGAGTCAtggtacttttattttttatggttGTATTTCATTATTCGGTACAATATACTTTTACATATGTCTCCCCGAAACCAAAGGTAAAACTCTTCAAGAAATAGAAGATTACTTCTCTGGAAGGAGCAATAGTTTGTATACTGGAAAAATACGTAACAACCCACaagtattagaaattaaaaagggCCAGGTTTTGCCTTGA
- the LOC122627976 gene encoding facilitated trehalose transporter Tret1-like isoform X2 yields the protein MSRKRNYETFVSKENEQANPHESKTSDLNNVEKTSLVDSALLPKIQTPILDDGKINLTANDKHNDPENARSINKGSAVRQVLAALVAQLGTINTGMTFGFSAIALPQLQEANSTIPIVQGSSEESWIASMSSIGTPIGCLLSGYMMDMFGRKRSLIITEIPALLGWILIAAATNIHMIYAGRFFVGLGSGMVGAPARVYASEVTQPHLRGMLTAMSSVGVSTGVLIEYALGSLLSWNLCAAISGILPLAALLLMFIFPETPSYLISRNRPDKARKALQQFRDNNYNIDQEMEVLEEFSNKNNLKRLTGLREIVCALLKPNALKPYTLLFIYFLIYQFSGTNVITFYAVEIFNDSGTTINKYLAAVILGIVRLVSTIVACIACRRCGRRSLTMVSSVGCGLSMIGLGGYMWLKEYWEINHLPFVATWIPVFCIFSYTVTCTLGFLVIPWIMIGEVYPVQVRGIIGGLTTMTAHSFIFIVVKTYPFFDKALTSHGTFIFYGCISLFGTIYFYICLPETKGKTLQEIEDYFSGRSNSLYTGKIRNNPQVLEIKKGQVLP from the exons AAAAACGTCAGATTTAAACAATGTAGAGAAGACGTCATTGGTAGACTCAGCATTACTACCAAAAATACAAACACCCATATTGGATGATGGGAAGATTAATTTAACGGCAAATGATAAGCATAATGATCCAGAAAATGCGAGATCTATTAACAAAGGTAGTGCTGTAAGACAAGTTTTAGCGGCATTAGTAGCTCAACTAGGAACCATCAACACCGGAATGACCTTTGGCTTCTCGGCTATAGCACTTCCTCAACTTCAAGAAGCTAATAGTACAATTCCAATTGTTCAAGGATCGTCGGAAGAATCTTGGATAG CTAGCATGTCATCCATCGGTACTCCAATTGGTTGCTTATTATCAGGATACATGATGGATATGTTCGGAAGAAAACGATCCTTGATTATCACAGAAATTCCAGCATTACTTGGTTGGATATTAATTGCAGCTGCAACCAACATTCACATGATCTATGCTGGAAGATTTTTTGTTGGGCTTGGATCTGGTATGGTGGGTGCACCAGCTCGAGTATATGCCAGCGAAGTGACTCAACCGCATCTTAGAGGAATGTTAACAGCAATGTCGAGTGTTGGTGTCAGTACGGGTGTTCTAATAGAATACGCTCTAGGAAGTCTCCTCTCATGGAATCTTTGCGCAGCTATCAGTGGAATTCTTCCACTTGCTGCTTTATTACTAATGTTCATTTTTCCCGAAACTCCGTCTTATCTAATTTCTCGAAATAGACCGGATAAAGCGAGAAAAGCTTTACAACAATTTCGCGATAATAACTACAACATAGATCAAGAAATGGAAGTGTTGGAAGAATTCTCTAATAAGAATAATCTCAAACGATTAACTGGATTACGTGAAATTGTTTGCGCACTTCTTAAACCTAATGCTCTTAAGCCATATACTTtactctttatatatttcttgatttACCAATTTTCTGGTACGAACGTGATAACATTTTACGCGgttgaaatttttaacgattccGGAACAACGATAAATAAGTATTTGGCAGCGGTCATTTTGGGAATAGTAAGATTAGTTTCTACAATAGTTGCTTGCATTGCGTGTAGACGTTGCGGTAGAAGATCGCTTACTATGGTGTCGTCTGTGGGTTGCGGTTTGTCTATGATTGGATTAGGTGGCTATATGTGGTTAAAGGAATATTGGGAAATAAATCACTTACCATTCGTGGCTACATGGATACCAGTTTTctgtatattttcatatacggTCACATGTACCCTTGGATTTTTAGTCATTCCTTGGATAATGATCGGAGAAGTATATCCCGTACAAGTCCGAGGTATTATAGGTGGCTTAACGACAATGACCGCgcattcttttatctttatagtTGTAAAAACGTATCCTTTCTTTGATAAAGCGCTCACGAGTCAtggtacttttattttttatggttGTATTTCATTATTCGGTACAATATACTTTTACATATGTCTCCCCGAAACCAAAGGTAAAACTCTTCAAGAAATAGAAGATTACTTCTCTGGAAGGAGCAATAGTTTGTATACTGGAAAAATACGTAACAACCCACaagtattagaaattaaaaagggCCAGGTTTTGCCTTGA
- the LOC122627998 gene encoding uncharacterized protein LOC122627998 gives MTLNMLCTTFRRLAINPRGTFPVRCYFKHEAILNKEKNIIPLYRNNNDDIYKTNLYFNIKFAPRTLNIDFELPVNNDIYKSIIDIPITGISKIENPNRYLPIHHELPVPNKSMELPTIENIIEKQAVRMIVIRRRKMKKHQRRKLRKKMKFYWRKIKQRRELLKEKAFQAEQVTLIKQAESFDPVKYVNERLQELDKEYIPKTYRGEVLPQEMIKKFIEDKKRKKEARNSIPKLTL, from the exons atgacTCTCAATATGTTATGTACTACATTTCGAAGACTAGCTATTAATCCACGTG gtACTTTTCCTGTAAGATGTTATTTTAAACACGAAGCTATTttaaacaaggaaaaaaatattatcccattatatcgaaacaataatgacgatatatataaaactaatttatattttaatataaaatttgcaccaagaacattaaatattgattttgaaTTACCTGtgaataatgatatatataaaagtatcatTGATATACCTATTACAGGAATATCTAAAATAGAAAATCCAAATAGATATTTACCTATTCATCATGAATTACCTGTACCAAATAAATCTATGGAACTTCCTACAATTgagaatattattgaaaagcAAGCTGTACGTATGATAGTCATCAGACGacgaaaaatgaagaaacatCAGCGTAGGAAgcttagaaagaaaatgaaattttattggagaaaaataaaacaaagaagagaattaTTGAAGGAAAAAGCTTTCCAGGCAGAGCAAGTTACACTTATAAAACAGGCAGAAAGTTTTGATCctgtaaaatatgtaaatgaaagACTTCAAGAACtggataaagaatatataccaAAAACATACAGAGGTGAAGTATTACCTcaagaaatgataaagaaatttatagaagataaaaaacgtaaaaaagaagcTAGAAACAGTATACCTAAGTTGACTTTGTAA
- the LOC122630630 gene encoding proteasome subunit beta type-3, with the protein MSILAYNGGAIIAMKGKNCVAIAADRRFGIQAQTVTCDFQKLYEMGPHLYVGLPGLSTDSQTVMERLRFRLNLYELKENRKIHPKTFAAMISNLLYERRFGPYFIEPVVAGLDPVTFEPFICNMDLIGDLNIPDDFVVGGTCTEQLYGMCESLYEPNLEADDLFETISQALVNACDRDAISGWGAIVHIIEKNKVTTRTVKTRMD; encoded by the exons atg AGTATACTCGCATACAATGGTGGAGCAATAATAGctatgaaaggaaaaaattgtgTGGCAATAGCTGCAGATCGTAGATTTGGTATTCAAGCACAAACTGTGACTTGTGACtttcaaaaattatacgaGATGGGACCACATTTATATGTTGGACTTCCAGGTCTTAGTACCGATAGCCAAACAGTAATGGAGAGACTACGTTTTCGTTtgaatttatatgaattaaaagaaaatagaaaaattcatcCTAAAACTTTTGCTGCAATGATATCAAACCTTTTGTATGAAAGAAGGTTCGGTCCGTACTTTATAGAACCAGTTGTTGCTGGTTTGGATCCTGTTACATTTGAACCATTTATTTGTAACATGGATCTGATAGGTGATTTGAATATACCAGATGATTTTGTAGTTGGTGGAACATGTACAGAACAATTATATGGTATGTGTGAATCATTATATGAGCCAAATTTGGAAGCTGATGACCTTTTCGAAACTATTAGTCAAGCTTTGGTAAATGCATGTGATAGAGATGCAATATCTGGTTGGGGTGCTATTGTCCATATCAT tgaaaaaaataaagttacaaCAAGAACAGTTAAGACACGTatggattaa
- the LOC122630077 gene encoding cullin-2 isoform X1, producing MSLKPKRVDFTRTWDVLQETVKGVITLANVPRATWNDRFSDVYSLCVAYPEPLADRLYNETKRFLDNHVSQLLTKVRAQGETGLLQAYHRAWTEYSQGINYLHCLYLYLNQQHIKKQKLSEAELIYGTSSAMSADCQEQMEIGELGLDIWKKRMIAPLRKSLVSLLLESINADRIGEAPPATTDVICGVIQSFVRVEEYKVKGQLDMYQEIFEKPFLETTGEFYAREASELLQQSDVTRYMERVTWRLNLEELRTYKFLHVSSMPKVSQCCEEKMVAAHLSWLHAEAEAMIQNERRWDLSLLYALLRPLPSGLAPLVQKFTQHITQQGLQAIGPLQGENVYTQFVESMLDVHTKYSELIGDVFKGDQAFISALDKACSAVVNHRPVPRQPARAPELLAKYCDSLLKKSTKVASEGEIEEKLGRSITVFKYVDDKDVFQKFYARMLARRLIHQQSQSMDAEEAMIDRLKQACGYEFTNKLHRMFTDMSVSADLNVKFTASLRERDADNQLGIGFVVYVLQAGAWPLGLPPSPGPFHVPQQLEKSVQAFESFYHAQFSGRKLTWLHHLCQGELKFNYLKKPYLVTVQTYQMALLLLFEQCDAIQCKEAAASLHLSHDQLVKHAVSLVDCKILKKSTEGELEEDTILTLNFDYHNKRTKFRVTAALQRDAPHDAEATHRSVDDDRKLYLQAAIVRIMKSRKLLRHNQLLQEVLGQSKVTFAPSIGMIKKCIEALIDKQYIERTPNSADEYSYVA from the exons ATGTCACTAAAACCCAAGAGAGTAGATTTTACTAGAACCTGGGACGTTTTGCAAGAAACTGTTAAAGGAGTAATAACATTAGCCAATGTCCCTCGTGCTACGTGGAATGACAGATTCAG CGATGTGTATTCCTTGTGTGTTGCATATCCAGAACCATTGGCAGATAGATTATACAATGAAACAAAAAGGTTTTTGGATAATCATGTTTctcaattattaacaaaagttCGTGCTCAAGGTGAAACTGGTTTGCTTCAGGCTTACCATCGTGCCTGGACAGAATATTCACAAGGCATAAACTATCTACATTGTCTATATTTGTATCTAAATCAACAACACATTAAAAAGCAGAAACTATCCGAAGCAGAACTTATCTATGGCACTTCTTCGGCTATGTCCGCTGATTGTCAAGAGCAGATGGAAATCGGTGAATTGGGCTTagatatttggaaaaaaagaatgatagcGCCGCTTAGAAAAtctcttgtctctcttctcCTAGAAAGCATTAATGCGGACAGGATAGGTGAGGCACCACCTGCTACAACCGACGTGATTTGTGGAGTGATACAGAGTTTTGTGCGGGTAGAAGAATATAAAGTGAAAGGACAATTAGAT ATGtatcaagaaatatttgaaaaaccATTTTTGGAGACTACCGGTGAATTTTATGCGAGAGAAGCGTCTGAATTGTTACAACAATCTGACGTTACTCGTTACATGGAAAGAGTTACATGGCGACTTAATCTAGAAGAACTCCGCACGTACAAGTTTCTTCACGTTAGTTCAATGCCTAAa gTAAGTCAGTGCTGTGAAGAAAAAATGGTAGCTGCGCATCTTTCTTGGTTACACGCGGAAGCAGAAGCAATGATACAAAACGAACGCAGATGGGATTTATCTTTACTCTATGCTTTATTAAGGCCATTACCATCTGGATTAGCTCCGCTTGTACAGAAATTTACTCAACACATCACGCAGCAAGGATTACAAGCGATCGGACCATTACAAGGTGAAAAT GTATACACTCAATTTGTAGAAAGCATGCTGGACGTGCATACAAAATATTCTGAATTAATTGGAGATGTGTTCAAAGGAGATCAAGCTTTTATAAGTGCTCTCGATAAAGCGTGTTCAGCTGTCGTCAATCATAGACCAGTTCCGCGTCAACCAGCTCGAGCACCCGAACtc CTTGCCAAATACTGTGACTCACTTCTAAAAAAATCTACTAAAGTTGCATCGGAGGGCGAAATAGAGGAAAAATTGGGACGATCCATAACTGTGTTCAAGTACGTCGATGACAAAGACGTTTTCCAAAAGTTTTACGCTCGTATGTTGGCTAGGAGATTGATACATCAACAATCTCAATCAATGGATGCGGAAGAGGCcatgatcgatcgtttaaaacaAGCCTGTGGATATgaatttacgaataaattacATCGTATGTTTACCGACATGTCCGTATCGGCAGATCTAAATGTGAAATTTACAGCCAGtctcagagaaagagacgcgGACAATCAATTAGGCATCGGATTCGTGGTATATGTATTACAAGCTGGAGCGTGGCCCTTAGGTTTGCCACCTTCGCCTGGTCCTTTTCACGTTCCGCAACAATTAGAAAAATCTGTACAGGCCTTTGAATCTTTTTATCATGCGCAATTTAGTGGTCGAAAATTGACCTGGTTGCATCACTTGTGCCAAggagaattaaaatttaattacttgAAAAAGCCATATTTGGTGACGGTGCAAACGTATCAGATGGctttattacttctttttgaACAGTGCGATGCTATACAGTGCAAAGAAGCAGCGGCATCGTTACATCTATCGCACGATCAATTAGTGAAGCATGCTGTGAGCCTCGTCGATTGTAAAATTCTGAAGAAATCGACGGAGGGCGAATTGGAGGAAGACACGATTCTTACGCTTAATTTTGATTATCACaataaaagaacgaagttCCGTGTTACGGCAGCTTTGCAACGTGATGCGCCCCATGATGCTGAGGCGACACACCGTAGCGTCGACGATGATAGAAAATTGTACCTGCAAGCAGCTATAGTTCGTATAATGAAAAGTCGAAAACTTTTGAGACATAATCAACTTTTACAAGAG gtACTTGGTCAGTCTAAAGTTACTTTTGCACCCTCCATCGGCATGATCAAAAAGTGCATTGAAGCGTTGATAGATAAGCAGTACATCGAACGTACTCCAAATAGTGCCGATGAGTACTCCTATGTTGCGTAA
- the LOC122630077 gene encoding cullin-2 isoform X2, whose translation MSADCQEQMEIGELGLDIWKKRMIAPLRKSLVSLLLESINADRIGEAPPATTDVICGVIQSFVRVEEYKVKGQLDMYQEIFEKPFLETTGEFYAREASELLQQSDVTRYMERVTWRLNLEELRTYKFLHVSSMPKVSQCCEEKMVAAHLSWLHAEAEAMIQNERRWDLSLLYALLRPLPSGLAPLVQKFTQHITQQGLQAIGPLQGENVYTQFVESMLDVHTKYSELIGDVFKGDQAFISALDKACSAVVNHRPVPRQPARAPELLAKYCDSLLKKSTKVASEGEIEEKLGRSITVFKYVDDKDVFQKFYARMLARRLIHQQSQSMDAEEAMIDRLKQACGYEFTNKLHRMFTDMSVSADLNVKFTASLRERDADNQLGIGFVVYVLQAGAWPLGLPPSPGPFHVPQQLEKSVQAFESFYHAQFSGRKLTWLHHLCQGELKFNYLKKPYLVTVQTYQMALLLLFEQCDAIQCKEAAASLHLSHDQLVKHAVSLVDCKILKKSTEGELEEDTILTLNFDYHNKRTKFRVTAALQRDAPHDAEATHRSVDDDRKLYLQAAIVRIMKSRKLLRHNQLLQEVLGQSKVTFAPSIGMIKKCIEALIDKQYIERTPNSADEYSYVA comes from the exons ATGTCCGCTGATTGTCAAGAGCAGATGGAAATCGGTGAATTGGGCTTagatatttggaaaaaaagaatgatagcGCCGCTTAGAAAAtctcttgtctctcttctcCTAGAAAGCATTAATGCGGACAGGATAGGTGAGGCACCACCTGCTACAACCGACGTGATTTGTGGAGTGATACAGAGTTTTGTGCGGGTAGAAGAATATAAAGTGAAAGGACAATTAGAT ATGtatcaagaaatatttgaaaaaccATTTTTGGAGACTACCGGTGAATTTTATGCGAGAGAAGCGTCTGAATTGTTACAACAATCTGACGTTACTCGTTACATGGAAAGAGTTACATGGCGACTTAATCTAGAAGAACTCCGCACGTACAAGTTTCTTCACGTTAGTTCAATGCCTAAa gTAAGTCAGTGCTGTGAAGAAAAAATGGTAGCTGCGCATCTTTCTTGGTTACACGCGGAAGCAGAAGCAATGATACAAAACGAACGCAGATGGGATTTATCTTTACTCTATGCTTTATTAAGGCCATTACCATCTGGATTAGCTCCGCTTGTACAGAAATTTACTCAACACATCACGCAGCAAGGATTACAAGCGATCGGACCATTACAAGGTGAAAAT GTATACACTCAATTTGTAGAAAGCATGCTGGACGTGCATACAAAATATTCTGAATTAATTGGAGATGTGTTCAAAGGAGATCAAGCTTTTATAAGTGCTCTCGATAAAGCGTGTTCAGCTGTCGTCAATCATAGACCAGTTCCGCGTCAACCAGCTCGAGCACCCGAACtc CTTGCCAAATACTGTGACTCACTTCTAAAAAAATCTACTAAAGTTGCATCGGAGGGCGAAATAGAGGAAAAATTGGGACGATCCATAACTGTGTTCAAGTACGTCGATGACAAAGACGTTTTCCAAAAGTTTTACGCTCGTATGTTGGCTAGGAGATTGATACATCAACAATCTCAATCAATGGATGCGGAAGAGGCcatgatcgatcgtttaaaacaAGCCTGTGGATATgaatttacgaataaattacATCGTATGTTTACCGACATGTCCGTATCGGCAGATCTAAATGTGAAATTTACAGCCAGtctcagagaaagagacgcgGACAATCAATTAGGCATCGGATTCGTGGTATATGTATTACAAGCTGGAGCGTGGCCCTTAGGTTTGCCACCTTCGCCTGGTCCTTTTCACGTTCCGCAACAATTAGAAAAATCTGTACAGGCCTTTGAATCTTTTTATCATGCGCAATTTAGTGGTCGAAAATTGACCTGGTTGCATCACTTGTGCCAAggagaattaaaatttaattacttgAAAAAGCCATATTTGGTGACGGTGCAAACGTATCAGATGGctttattacttctttttgaACAGTGCGATGCTATACAGTGCAAAGAAGCAGCGGCATCGTTACATCTATCGCACGATCAATTAGTGAAGCATGCTGTGAGCCTCGTCGATTGTAAAATTCTGAAGAAATCGACGGAGGGCGAATTGGAGGAAGACACGATTCTTACGCTTAATTTTGATTATCACaataaaagaacgaagttCCGTGTTACGGCAGCTTTGCAACGTGATGCGCCCCATGATGCTGAGGCGACACACCGTAGCGTCGACGATGATAGAAAATTGTACCTGCAAGCAGCTATAGTTCGTATAATGAAAAGTCGAAAACTTTTGAGACATAATCAACTTTTACAAGAG gtACTTGGTCAGTCTAAAGTTACTTTTGCACCCTCCATCGGCATGATCAAAAAGTGCATTGAAGCGTTGATAGATAAGCAGTACATCGAACGTACTCCAAATAGTGCCGATGAGTACTCCTATGTTGCGTAA